The DNA window CGTGCGCAAGGATTCGGCCAGGCATTTACCGCCATCGCCAATGATGGCTCGGCAGTCTTCTGGAATCCGGCCGGACTGGATTATATCACGCAATCGAACGTCGTTGCCTATCACTCTACACTCGTTGGCGCTTATTACAATTTTGCAGGCTTTACGTATCCTTTCGTCAATTTCGGTTCCTTCGGAATGGGAATCACAAGATTAGCGGTAACCGATATTCAGCTTTACAGCGAGAATTTTGATCTGATTGACGAAAATGCATCGTACGATGAAGAAGAATTCTATTTGTCCTATGGAAAAAAACTGCCTTGGTTTGGTTTGGCTGTCGGTGCGACATTTAAAGCAACACGCATTGCGTCTCCTGGAAATGGCAACAACGGCGGTTCCGTCAGTTCTATCGGTACTGGATTGGATTTTGGATTGCTCTACAGGCCTGAGTCAGATAACGCTTTTTTGAGAAATTTATCCGTTGGTATGAATGTTCAAAATCTTGTTGCACCTCGGATGAAACTGATTACGGATGAATATGTTGACCCGTTGAATATTAAATTCGGTGTGGCCAAAGATCTGTTATTCGGCGGTGAACAACTGCACCGGCTCACGCTTACATCGGATTTAAATCTAATTAAAATTCATAAAAGCAATTTAGACAAATCCGGACCGACTAAACCCAAAAGTATAAATTCACGCATATTTTTTGGCGGTGAGTTTTCATACAATCCTTTCCTGACGTTTCGCGGCGGATTTGACAACGGAAAAATTGCGCTCGGCATGGGCACGGAATTCAAACAATTTCAACGATTCCAGGTGGATTATTCTGTCAATATCGGCAACGCCGTCGGGACTACCCTTCACCGCGTTTCTTTGACGGTGAACTTCGGTAAAACCATCGAAGAACAAATTCAAATCGCAAAGAACCGCCGTCTCGAAGAAGATCAGCGATTAATCACCCGCACACAGGAAGTTGCCAGAACCAAAGCCATCAAGGAACACTCCTCCGTCGGTAAAGAACTTTTCAAAGACGGAAAACTTATTCAGGCTTTGGTGGAATTTGAAAATGTATCCGCGCTCGATCCAAATAACGAACAGGCCAAGTTGTATCTCGACAGCATCAACTCTGCTATGGATAATCAAC is part of the bacterium genome and encodes:
- a CDS encoding PorV/PorQ family protein, which encodes RAQGFGQAFTAIANDGSAVFWNPAGLDYITQSNVVAYHSTLVGAYYNFAGFTYPFVNFGSFGMGITRLAVTDIQLYSENFDLIDENASYDEEEFYLSYGKKLPWFGLAVGATFKATRIASPGNGNNGGSVSSIGTGLDFGLLYRPESDNAFLRNLSVGMNVQNLVAPRMKLITDEYVDPLNIKFGVAKDLLFGGEQLHRLTLTSDLNLIKIHKSNLDKSGPTKPKSINSRIFFGGEFSYNPFLTFRGGFDNGKIALGMGTEFKQFQRFQVDYSVNIGNAVGTTLHRVSLTVNFGKTIEEQIQIAKNRRLEEDQRLITRTQEVARTKAIKEHSSVGKELFKDGKLIQALVEFENVSALDPNNEQAKLYLDSINSAMDNQLAAQLADTAESMKQLTVVAENEKFVKDHYRKGYQYIQKGDFLAAINEFQTALERDPNNKDIQASLTETRSLLDKRIGSFIAKARASAAANNFAEALKLLSEARALDPTNQNVQKEIDSELKRISTRLTFLETTRTGLDAYQRGEYQEAMESFEKALLLDPSNETVKEYHKKSIVRAFATFKNLEGNTEKMYLQGVDLYVEGKYQQAIILWQRILENDPYNKRVLNAIDKAEEQLRALQNQQNNQKK